The Planococcus donghaensis genome contains a region encoding:
- a CDS encoding glycogen/starch/alpha-glucan phosphorylase — protein MFSSKEEFKKSFINRIEAKGTEKNLELAHETLWEMTCEWVQESWKRTNQLYEENHDKQLYYISIEFLIGRVLGQNLLNLNFYNLVKEGLDELGLELSEIEELEIEPGLGNGGLGRLAACFMDSLASLELPGHGYGLRYRSGLFTQHFVDGNQTEQPTKWIKEKNNVDIRREDLAVDIPYYGEVQLVMGIDGMHTKVENPEWVKAVPYDIPIVGANGGTVNTLRLWQAEVSERASSVGKEYAVYERETAKITDRLYPDDSLEAGKILRLKQQYLLCSASLQNIISNHKSSLEKLPNSIAIQINDTHPALAVPELMRILIDDYTLDWEQAWDITTRTISYTNHTILEEAMEKWGSHLIQSLLPRIYLIIEEIDRRFKESLQNQGKDDETLHKLSIIEDGVIKMAVLAVVGSYKVNGVAKLHTEILKKREMKELNEQFPNKFHNKTNGITHRRWLIKANQELSGLITETIGSQWMKEPERLSELHYFSQNQNFLQDFQEIKSLKKEQLIHHLQRDQNIIVDPSSIFDIHIKRFHGYKRQLMNILHIQMLYDRIKRDSTYRPYPRTFFFGGKAAPSYHFAKQVIKMINTVANKVNNDPLARQHLHVVFVENYNVTHAEYLIPAADVSEQISTASKEASGTGNMKFMMNGALTIGTFDGANVEIFEQVGQENAFVFGMRAEEVMDYEKNHSYDPKEIIESDVEIKKLMEELVKGDWTEGKANVDFIVGQLLHEGDPYFVLKDLQSYSKEHEKILDAYANPINWAEMGVKNIAASGIFSSDRTIQQYSDDVWQLTKVPSMY, from the coding sequence ATGTTTTCTTCCAAAGAAGAGTTCAAGAAAAGTTTTATCAATCGAATAGAAGCCAAAGGAACTGAAAAAAATTTAGAACTTGCGCATGAAACTTTATGGGAAATGACTTGTGAATGGGTTCAAGAAAGTTGGAAGCGCACCAACCAGTTATATGAAGAAAATCACGACAAACAGTTGTATTATATTTCAATTGAATTTTTAATTGGGCGTGTACTTGGACAAAACCTTTTAAATTTAAACTTTTACAATTTGGTCAAAGAAGGTCTTGATGAACTAGGGCTCGAGCTTTCTGAAATAGAGGAACTAGAAATCGAGCCGGGTCTTGGAAATGGTGGATTGGGAAGGTTAGCAGCTTGTTTCATGGACTCACTTGCCTCACTTGAATTGCCTGGACATGGCTATGGGTTACGTTACAGAAGCGGTTTGTTTACGCAACATTTTGTGGATGGAAACCAAACAGAGCAGCCTACAAAGTGGATTAAAGAGAAGAATAATGTAGATATCCGTAGAGAAGACCTAGCAGTGGACATTCCTTATTATGGAGAAGTTCAATTAGTCATGGGAATTGATGGCATGCATACAAAAGTAGAAAATCCAGAATGGGTCAAAGCTGTACCGTATGATATACCAATTGTTGGAGCAAATGGTGGCACGGTTAATACACTTCGCTTATGGCAAGCGGAAGTTTCAGAACGTGCATCTTCCGTTGGCAAAGAGTATGCAGTTTATGAGCGTGAGACAGCTAAAATCACAGATCGTCTTTATCCTGACGACTCTCTAGAGGCGGGGAAAATATTACGCTTGAAACAGCAGTATTTGCTTTGCAGTGCATCGCTTCAAAATATTATTAGCAATCATAAATCGTCTTTAGAGAAACTTCCTAACAGTATTGCCATTCAAATAAATGATACGCATCCAGCTCTGGCCGTGCCAGAATTGATGCGCATCTTAATCGATGATTATACGCTAGACTGGGAACAAGCATGGGACATTACAACGCGTACGATATCCTATACAAATCACACAATTTTAGAAGAAGCTATGGAAAAATGGGGCAGTCATTTAATCCAATCGTTATTGCCCCGAATTTATTTGATCATTGAAGAAATAGATCGGCGCTTTAAAGAGAGCTTGCAAAACCAAGGCAAAGATGATGAAACTCTGCACAAATTGTCCATCATTGAAGATGGAGTTATCAAAATGGCAGTGTTAGCGGTAGTCGGCAGCTACAAAGTAAATGGTGTAGCAAAATTGCATACAGAGATTTTAAAGAAACGTGAAATGAAAGAATTGAACGAACAATTCCCTAACAAGTTTCACAATAAAACGAATGGCATTACACATCGACGATGGTTAATCAAAGCCAATCAAGAGTTATCGGGATTGATCACAGAAACCATCGGTTCGCAGTGGATGAAAGAGCCTGAGCGCTTGAGTGAGTTGCATTATTTCTCTCAAAACCAAAACTTTCTTCAAGATTTCCAAGAAATAAAAAGTTTGAAAAAAGAACAGTTAATTCATCATCTTCAGCGAGATCAAAACATTATTGTGGATCCATCCTCTATTTTTGATATCCATATTAAACGATTTCATGGTTATAAACGGCAGTTGATGAACATTTTGCATATTCAAATGTTATACGACCGAATCAAGCGGGATTCTACTTATCGACCATATCCGCGTACTTTCTTTTTTGGTGGAAAAGCTGCGCCGAGTTATCACTTTGCAAAACAAGTGATTAAAATGATTAATACAGTAGCGAACAAAGTGAATAACGATCCTCTAGCCAGACAGCATCTGCATGTTGTGTTTGTTGAAAATTACAATGTGACCCACGCAGAATATTTAATCCCTGCAGCTGATGTGAGCGAACAAATATCGACGGCTTCTAAAGAAGCTTCTGGTACCGGGAATATGAAATTTATGATGAATGGTGCCCTGACAATTGGTACTTTTGATGGTGCGAATGTCGAGATATTTGAACAAGTTGGCCAAGAAAATGCGTTTGTATTCGGCATGAGAGCAGAAGAAGTAATGGACTATGAAAAAAATCATTCCTATGATCCGAAAGAAATAATTGAATCGGACGTAGAAATTAAGAAGTTAATGGAAGAACTGGTTAAAGGCGATTGGACAGAAGGAAAAGCGAATGTTGACTTTATCGTGGGGCAGTTGTTGCATGAAGGAGATCCTTATTTTGTATTAAAAGATCTACAAAGTTATTCAAAAGAACATGAGAAAATCTTAGATGCCTATGCAAACCCAATTAACTGGGCAGAAATGGGTGTTAAAAATATAGCTGCTTCGGGTATTTTCTCCAGCGACCGCACGATTCAACAATATTCAGATGATGTTTGGCAGTTAACGAAAGTTCCCAGTATGTATTAG
- a CDS encoding SDR family oxidoreductase, protein MADHAFDNTDLTDYKASGALVGKVAIVTGASSGIGQAVAIAYAKEGARVIIGYLGDDEGAQKTIELIEDYGGEAKALSGDLGKSENCDALVQFALAEFGQIDILVNNAGYQYPQTSPLDITDEQLLKTFEIKAFAMFYLTRAALPHLKKGSRIINTASINAYRGHSDLIDYSGANGAMVAMTRSLARRLVREEIAVNGIAPGPIWTPLITKTFSDLNPNVGDDFGEDVPAGRPGQPYELVKAYVFLADPQNSYMTGQFLHMNGGDYMST, encoded by the coding sequence ATGGCAGATCACGCATTTGATAATACTGACTTAACAGACTATAAAGCGAGTGGTGCGTTAGTCGGTAAAGTCGCAATCGTCACGGGTGCGAGCAGTGGCATCGGTCAGGCGGTAGCAATTGCTTATGCAAAAGAAGGCGCAAGAGTCATCATTGGCTATCTCGGAGATGACGAAGGTGCTCAAAAAACCATTGAGTTGATCGAGGATTATGGTGGGGAGGCCAAAGCGCTAAGTGGTGATTTGGGTAAGTCGGAGAATTGTGACGCACTCGTACAATTTGCTTTGGCGGAATTTGGTCAAATAGATATCCTCGTCAACAACGCAGGCTACCAATATCCTCAAACGTCTCCACTCGATATTACGGATGAACAACTTTTAAAAACATTTGAAATTAAAGCGTTTGCCATGTTTTATTTGACGAGAGCGGCACTTCCTCATTTAAAAAAAGGCTCACGAATCATCAATACAGCATCCATTAACGCTTACCGTGGGCACTCAGATTTGATTGATTATTCCGGAGCGAATGGTGCGATGGTAGCTATGACTCGCTCGTTAGCACGCCGACTGGTGCGAGAAGAAATTGCCGTAAATGGAATTGCACCGGGACCCATCTGGACTCCTCTCATCACCAAAACTTTTAGTGATTTAAATCCGAATGTCGGAGACGATTTTGGTGAAGATGTGCCGGCAGGACGACCTGGTCAACCTTACGAACTTGTGAAAGCTTATGTGTTTTTAGCAGATCCGCAAAATTCGTACATGACCGGGCAATTTCTGCATATGAACGGTGGAGACTATATGTCTACTTGA
- a CDS encoding MBL fold metallo-hydrolase: protein MKKRIWILLLIIFSLGLLTACTDRADPPKEASKDSQKNQEKAEQPIVVENDKEVMHVHYIDVGQGDSTLIEVEGFSLLIDAGNWKSTEVIDYLKQQEIKNIDIVVGTHPDADHIGQLAQVIGEFDVGEVWMSGNSSSSATFINALQAIEASGTEYVEPRTGDVFDVGSLQIEVLHPSEISGATNEESVSLKMTYGEIEFIFTGDAGVREEQEMIDSSIDLNAEILHLGHHGSNTSTSLAFLKAVTPEIAIYSAGADNSYGHPHAEVIAAVENAGAEVYGTDVNGTIVVETNGETYNVNTQQEGVPTEGQNRCVDINIASSAELQEISGIGETYAKAIINKRPFENIEQLVDIKGIGQGTLDAIQDQGLACIGG from the coding sequence TTGAAAAAAAGGATATGGATCTTACTACTGATAATTTTTAGTTTAGGCTTACTGACAGCTTGTACGGATAGAGCTGATCCACCAAAAGAAGCAAGTAAAGACAGTCAAAAAAACCAAGAAAAGGCAGAGCAGCCGATTGTTGTTGAAAACGATAAAGAAGTAATGCATGTCCATTACATCGATGTGGGTCAAGGAGATTCGACGTTAATAGAAGTTGAAGGATTTTCGCTATTAATTGATGCAGGAAATTGGAAATCAACTGAAGTAATCGATTACTTAAAGCAGCAAGAAATTAAAAATATTGATATTGTTGTTGGGACTCATCCAGATGCTGATCATATTGGTCAGCTGGCACAAGTGATTGGGGAATTTGATGTCGGGGAAGTGTGGATGTCTGGCAATTCAAGTAGCTCTGCTACATTCATAAATGCGTTACAGGCAATCGAAGCAAGTGGAACAGAATATGTTGAACCGAGAACCGGTGATGTTTTTGATGTTGGCTCTCTTCAAATCGAAGTGCTGCATCCAAGTGAAATAAGCGGTGCTACCAACGAAGAATCCGTGTCGTTGAAAATGACTTATGGGGAGATTGAGTTTATCTTTACTGGAGATGCAGGAGTTAGAGAAGAACAAGAAATGATCGACTCAAGCATTGATCTCAATGCAGAGATTTTACATTTAGGTCATCACGGTTCGAACACATCCACAAGTTTGGCTTTTTTAAAGGCTGTGACTCCTGAAATAGCAATTTATAGTGCTGGAGCTGATAATTCATACGGACACCCACATGCAGAAGTAATTGCAGCTGTAGAAAATGCAGGAGCGGAAGTGTATGGAACAGATGTAAATGGCACAATTGTAGTGGAAACAAACGGTGAGACGTATAACGTTAATACGCAACAAGAAGGTGTGCCTACAGAAGGACAAAATCGATGTGTTGATATAAACATTGCGTCCTCAGCAGAATTACAAGAGATTTCAGGAATAGGCGAAACGTATGCAAAAGCGATTATTAACAAACGACCATTTGAAAATATAGAACAATTAGTCGACATTAAAGGAATTGGCCAAGGTACGCTAGATGCTATTCAAGATCAGGGCCTAGCTTGTATAGGAGGGTAA
- a CDS encoding DUF3006 domain-containing protein, with amino-acid sequence MKGILDRIEDERYAVILVEEEGLELILPANRLPAGSQVDSWFTIDVENGQLAVTLDHETSFIKTSQAEELMARLRTKKTGSRFKRE; translated from the coding sequence ATGAAAGGGATTTTGGACCGTATTGAAGATGAGCGATATGCAGTCATCTTAGTAGAAGAAGAAGGACTTGAATTGATCTTACCTGCCAATCGATTGCCAGCTGGTAGTCAAGTCGATTCCTGGTTTACAATAGATGTGGAAAATGGTCAGCTAGCAGTCACGTTAGACCACGAAACGTCCTTTATAAAAACAAGTCAGGCTGAAGAATTGATGGCAAGACTGAGAACAAAGAAAACGGGTAGCCGCTTTAAGCGGGAGTAA
- a CDS encoding DUF3219 family protein, translating to MTNTIIWIDDTKVYASNFKEETHEEANSHQHNRKITFDFNVTSEEYHHIATLLYKMNFRIRIPALDAEFNASITDYSTSITDLYKPDQVADYHLELTEIN from the coding sequence GTGACCAACACAATCATTTGGATTGATGACACAAAAGTATACGCTTCTAATTTTAAAGAAGAAACGCATGAAGAGGCCAACTCTCACCAACACAACCGAAAAATCACCTTCGACTTTAACGTTACGAGCGAAGAGTATCATCACATTGCTACCCTTTTGTATAAAATGAATTTCCGAATCCGTATACCGGCTCTAGATGCCGAATTTAACGCCTCCATTACGGATTATTCCACATCGATTACCGATTTGTACAAACCGGATCAAGTAGCTGATTATCATTTAGAATTGACTGAAATCAACTAG
- a CDS encoding acyl-CoA dehydrogenase family protein: MNQFIKTPQQQLLIDQIRSLQPIFQSREKELDKRGSFPFENITDLKKINYHTLTLPQEHGGQGFGLYEYVLAQEAIAEGSGATALSIGWHVGIVLEYAENRHWLEEPADWLMTEIANGAFINTAATESNAGSPTRGALPRTTVVSDGDFYIVTGQKTYTSMAPVLDYIFVTATTENDEVITVVIPRQLDGVSIDETWDMLAMRGTASHTLILDHVRIPKTHTLKRSGTSASTKGWLLHIPACYIGIAAAARAYAVKFAANYIPASLGKPIAQTPAIQQTIGEMELQLATARHLLYGTVERYNLTDNKAGMDEALNITKIAVTHAAMEIVDKAMKIVGSRALSESNPMHRHYLNVRAGLYNPPMEDMIKSQMAIKAIQQFTQQLETEGK; the protein is encoded by the coding sequence ATGAATCAATTTATCAAAACACCTCAGCAGCAACTACTCATTGATCAAATTCGTTCCTTACAACCGATTTTCCAATCCCGCGAGAAGGAACTGGATAAACGCGGCTCTTTCCCTTTTGAAAACATTACCGATTTGAAAAAAATAAATTATCATACCTTGACCCTTCCCCAAGAACATGGTGGTCAGGGCTTTGGGCTATACGAATACGTCTTAGCCCAAGAAGCGATAGCGGAAGGTTCTGGAGCGACCGCTCTATCAATTGGATGGCATGTTGGCATTGTATTGGAGTATGCTGAGAATCGCCATTGGCTGGAAGAACCTGCAGATTGGCTAATGACCGAAATCGCTAATGGCGCATTTATTAATACCGCTGCAACAGAATCAAACGCCGGTAGTCCTACGAGAGGCGCATTGCCTCGCACTACTGTTGTTAGTGATGGTGACTTCTATATTGTTACTGGGCAAAAAACCTACACTTCCATGGCACCTGTACTCGATTATATTTTTGTCACGGCCACCACTGAAAATGATGAAGTTATCACAGTTGTGATCCCCCGGCAGTTGGATGGAGTATCAATAGATGAAACGTGGGACATGTTAGCGATGAGAGGCACCGCAAGCCACACATTGATCCTTGATCATGTCCGCATTCCCAAAACACATACACTAAAACGTTCAGGAACTTCAGCATCTACTAAAGGTTGGCTACTTCATATTCCTGCCTGCTATATTGGCATTGCTGCCGCTGCAAGAGCTTATGCAGTGAAGTTTGCAGCAAACTACATCCCAGCATCACTTGGAAAGCCCATTGCACAGACACCGGCCATCCAACAAACGATCGGTGAAATGGAACTCCAGTTAGCTACCGCACGGCATCTGTTATATGGCACTGTAGAACGTTACAATTTAACAGACAACAAAGCCGGAATGGATGAAGCGTTAAATATAACAAAAATAGCCGTGACCCATGCCGCTATGGAAATCGTAGACAAAGCGATGAAAATTGTCGGATCTCGTGCACTTTCTGAAAGCAATCCGATGCACCGCCATTACCTTAATGTTCGGGCTGGCCTTTACAATCCACCTATGGAAGATATGATTAAAAGCCAAATGGCCATAAAAGCCATTCAGCAGTTTACTCAACAATTGGAAACAGAGGGGAAATAA
- a CDS encoding general stress protein produces MTLKMTVENALQAKSEIEKLETQGYTHDDIYIFAHDKKRGKDISKALDTEEVGMKEQGFLDSMKNMTVSRGDELRAKMAAAGLSKQEAEEYEEELDKGKLVIIANKDLN; encoded by the coding sequence TTGACTTTGAAAATGACAGTCGAAAACGCACTTCAAGCAAAATCAGAAATCGAGAAATTAGAAACACAAGGTTACACGCACGATGATATTTACATTTTCGCCCATGATAAAAAACGCGGAAAAGATATCTCAAAAGCATTAGACACAGAAGAAGTCGGCATGAAAGAACAAGGCTTTTTAGACAGCATGAAAAATATGACTGTCTCAAGAGGCGATGAATTACGCGCTAAAATGGCAGCAGCTGGTTTATCTAAACAAGAAGCAGAAGAATACGAAGAAGAACTCGATAAAGGTAAATTAGTTATTATCGCAAACAAAGACCTAAACTAA
- a CDS encoding MBL fold metallo-hydrolase, protein MKIIPIGIWGGYPNKNEATSAFLIEQDGFRCLVDCGSGVLGAVQNYTELREIDAVIISHYHPDHVADIGVLQHAAMVGMQLKEWNTPLYIYAHDKDPEEFHKLSYKGVTEGRAIQASDTLELGPWQVTFCETIHPVYCLAMRFTANGRTAVFTADTAWKDELVDFSRGADLLIAESNLYEKYIGIIGGHMSGSQAGKLAEQSGAKQLLLTHLPQYGELKEILTSAKSTYTGEVEFAVIGKTYQI, encoded by the coding sequence TTGAAGATTATTCCGATTGGTATTTGGGGAGGTTATCCTAATAAAAATGAAGCAACTTCCGCATTTTTAATCGAACAAGATGGCTTTCGGTGTTTAGTAGATTGTGGCAGTGGTGTATTAGGGGCTGTTCAAAATTACACGGAATTACGTGAGATAGATGCGGTGATCATCAGTCATTATCATCCAGATCATGTGGCTGATATTGGTGTATTACAGCATGCAGCTATGGTTGGTATGCAATTGAAAGAGTGGAATACACCACTGTACATCTATGCACATGATAAAGATCCAGAGGAATTTCACAAGCTTTCTTATAAAGGCGTTACAGAAGGTCGAGCGATACAAGCTTCGGACACACTTGAGCTTGGACCGTGGCAAGTTACATTCTGTGAAACGATTCATCCTGTCTATTGTTTAGCTATGAGGTTTACTGCGAACGGGCGGACTGCTGTATTTACTGCAGACACGGCTTGGAAAGATGAGTTGGTGGATTTTTCAAGGGGCGCGGATCTTTTAATCGCAGAATCGAATCTTTACGAAAAATACATCGGTATTATTGGGGGGCATATGAGTGGTAGCCAAGCAGGTAAACTTGCGGAACAGTCTGGTGCAAAGCAATTATTACTGACGCACCTTCCTCAATACGGCGAGTTAAAGGAAATTTTAACCTCTGCAAAGTCTACCTATACCGGTGAAGTCGAGTTCGCGGTAATCGGCAAAACCTACCAAATTTGA
- a CDS encoding NAD(P)-dependent oxidoreductase produces the protein MKIGIIGATGKAGSLILKEASRRRHEVTAIVRDSQKAENLNVPIIEKDVFSLTAEDLAPFDVVVNAFGVPPERAEQHIEAGKILINALKETPNTRLIVVGAAGSLFVDEARTTRLAETPEFPEAFKSIASSQSQNLANLERAEGIRWTYLTPAAFFDPKGHRTGRYQKGDDGFIVNSKGKSYISYADYAIALVDEIESGEHQNRRFTVVSEKHL, from the coding sequence ATGAAAATAGGAATTATCGGGGCAACAGGTAAAGCGGGGAGTTTGATTTTAAAAGAAGCGTCAAGAAGACGTCATGAAGTGACTGCAATTGTTAGAGATTCACAAAAAGCCGAAAATTTAAACGTGCCGATTATAGAAAAGGATGTTTTTAGTCTGACCGCGGAAGATTTAGCTCCATTTGATGTAGTGGTCAATGCATTTGGTGTTCCGCCTGAAAGAGCAGAGCAACATATTGAAGCCGGCAAAATTTTGATCAACGCACTTAAAGAAACGCCGAACACGCGTTTAATTGTAGTTGGGGCCGCTGGCAGTTTGTTTGTGGACGAAGCAAGAACGACGCGGCTAGCGGAAACTCCAGAGTTTCCTGAAGCATTTAAGTCGATAGCTAGTAGCCAATCGCAAAATTTGGCTAATTTAGAAAGAGCAGAAGGAATTCGATGGACATATTTAACCCCAGCAGCGTTTTTCGATCCGAAAGGTCATCGGACAGGTCGTTATCAAAAAGGTGATGATGGGTTTATCGTTAATAGCAAAGGCAAGAGTTATATTAGCTATGCTGATTACGCCATCGCGCTTGTTGATGAAATCGAAAGTGGAGAGCATCAGAATAGACGGTTTACCGTGGTTTCTGAAAAACACTTGTAG
- a CDS encoding purine/pyrimidine permease, producing the protein MKNIFGGVQWAVFLIASSIAAPIAIASIFGMDTTDTTLFLQRTMFVLGIACLVQAFIGHRMPINEGPAGLWWGIFIVYAGLVGIMYATMEESLQALQSGLLYSGVLFIVFAYTGLVDKLKVLFTPTITFVYLLLLVLQISESIIAGLLGIVVEGDPVDGKVLFGSIIVILLTFFFMNHKLPWVSRYSVLFAIATGWVIFWILGKLPETAETTSALISLPEMFVFGPLIWDSGMFVTALFLTILLLANMMASIRVMESVLKNSFSIHAPDRIKQASAASGINHIVAGLFSSIGPVPISGAAGFVSATRTPTLRPFIFGGILVVLISFFPTLMATLASLPAPVAYAVIFAVFTKMVEMAFVELENEKDRLHSYKVAAFGLMSGVGIMFVSPESMANLPSVVAATLSNGLITGTIIAILIEQLLKQRKKTGRV; encoded by the coding sequence ATGAAAAATATCTTTGGCGGAGTGCAATGGGCAGTTTTTCTAATCGCTTCTTCCATCGCAGCACCAATTGCGATTGCCAGTATTTTTGGCATGGATACGACAGATACAACCCTCTTCTTACAACGGACAATGTTTGTTTTAGGAATTGCTTGTTTAGTGCAAGCCTTTATCGGACACCGCATGCCAATCAACGAAGGACCAGCTGGCTTGTGGTGGGGAATATTTATTGTTTACGCTGGATTAGTCGGGATTATGTATGCCACGATGGAAGAATCCTTACAAGCCCTGCAAAGCGGATTGTTGTACAGTGGCGTTTTGTTTATCGTTTTTGCTTATACGGGTCTTGTAGATAAGTTGAAGGTTTTGTTTACGCCTACCATTACCTTTGTGTATCTCTTGTTATTGGTCTTGCAAATTAGTGAGTCCATTATCGCAGGCTTACTAGGCATTGTAGTAGAAGGAGATCCAGTAGATGGCAAGGTTTTGTTCGGTAGTATTATTGTTATTTTATTAACTTTCTTTTTTATGAATCATAAACTGCCATGGGTGAGTCGTTACTCAGTATTATTTGCAATTGCTACAGGTTGGGTCATTTTCTGGATTCTTGGAAAACTACCAGAAACTGCAGAAACGACAAGTGCATTAATATCCTTGCCAGAGATGTTTGTTTTTGGTCCGTTAATTTGGGACAGTGGCATGTTCGTCACTGCGTTGTTTTTAACGATTTTACTACTTGCCAATATGATGGCATCGATTCGGGTAATGGAAAGTGTATTAAAGAACTCCTTTTCGATTCATGCACCTGATCGGATTAAACAAGCATCGGCAGCCTCTGGTATTAATCATATTGTGGCAGGCTTGTTTTCTTCTATCGGGCCTGTGCCGATCTCAGGGGCGGCTGGATTTGTTAGTGCGACTAGAACACCTACACTTAGACCTTTTATTTTTGGGGGTATCCTGGTAGTACTGATTAGTTTTTTTCCAACACTTATGGCAACGCTTGCGTCTTTACCAGCTCCTGTAGCATATGCTGTTATTTTTGCGGTATTTACCAAAATGGTTGAGATGGCTTTTGTTGAATTGGAAAATGAAAAAGACCGCCTTCATTCTTATAAAGTAGCAGCTTTCGGACTGATGAGTGGAGTGGGCATTATGTTTGTTTCTCCAGAAAGCATGGCTAACTTGCCATCGGTTGTAGCAGCAACGCTATCAAACGGATTAATCACAGGAACCATTATTGCCATTTTGATAGAACAGTTATTAAAACAACGTAAAAAAACCGGACGCGTGTAG